In Hevea brasiliensis isolate MT/VB/25A 57/8 chromosome 13, ASM3005281v1, whole genome shotgun sequence, a single genomic region encodes these proteins:
- the LOC110659693 gene encoding chaperone protein ClpC, chloroplastic, producing MARLLVHSTNVPTIVSGIKHGQSQEFETSTRMTTKMMCSSRSPTLILRGFSGLRSSNCLDTLLNSRHDFHSRVAITMSCRQQKAKRFLPRAMFERFTEKAIKVIMLAQEEARRLGHNFVGTEQILLGLIGEGTGIAAKVLKSMGINLKDARVEVEKIIGRGSGFVAVEIPFTPRAKRVLELSLEEARQLGHNYIGSEHLLLGLLREGEGVAARVLENLGADPSNIRTQVIRMVGESTENIPATVGPGGGSNKMPTLEEYGTNLTKLAEEGKLDPVVGRQPQIERVIQILGRRTKNNPCLIGEPGVGKTAIAEGLAQRIASGDVPETIERKKVITLDMGLLVAGTKYRGEFEERLKKLMEEIKQSDEIILFIDEVHTLIGAGAAEGAIDAANILKPALARGELQCIGATTLDEYRKHIEKDPALERRFQPVKVPEPSVDETIQILKGLRERYEIHHKLRYTDEALIAAAQLSYQYISDRFLPDKAIDLIDEAGSRVRLRHAQVPEEARELEKEVRQITKEKDEAVRSQDFEKAGELRDREMDLRAQIAAIVEKGKEMSKAETEAGDVGPVVTESDIQHIVSSWTGIPVEKVSTDESDRLLKMEETLHKRVIGQDEAVKAISRAIRRARVGLKNPNRPIASFIFSGPTGVGKSELAKALAAYYFGSEEAMIRLDMSEFMERHTVSKLIGSPPGYVGYTEGGQLTEAVRRRPYTVVLFDEIEKAHPDVFNMMLQILEDGRLTDSKGRTVDFKNTLLIMTSNVGSSVIEKGGRRIGFDLDYDEKDSSYNRIKSLVTEELKQYFRPEFLNRLDEMIVFRQLTKLEVKEIADIMLKEVFDRLKGKDIELQVTERFRERVVEEGYNPSYGARPLRRAIMRLLEDSMAEKMLAGEIKDGDSVIVDVDSDGNVIVLNGSSGSPESLQDALSIV from the exons ATGGCGAGGCTGCTGGTTCATTCAACTAATGTTCCTACGATAGTTTCTGGTATAAAGCATGGCCAATCTCAAGAATTTGAAACATCAACAAGGATGACCACCAAAATGATGTGCAGTTCACGGTCACCAACATTGATATTGAGAGGATTCTCAGGCCTGCGAAGTTCAAACTGTTTAGACACATTGCTAAATTCCAGACATGATTTCCATTCCAGGGTTGCAATCACAATGTCCTGCAGGCAACAGAAGGCTAAGCGGTTTTTACCTAGGGCTATGTTTGAGCGCTTCACAGAAAAAGCAATTAAAGTGATTATGCTTGCCCAGGAGGAAGCAAGACGGCTTGGTCACAACTTTGTTGGCACAGAGCAAATCTTGCTGGGTCTTATTGGTGAAGGAACTGGTATTGCTGCAAAGGTGCTTAAATCTATGGGAATCAATCTTAAGGATGCACGTGTAGAAGTGGAGAAGATTATAGGGAGGGGCAGCGGATTTGTTGCAGTGGAAATTCCATTTACTCCTCGTGCAAAGCGTGTGTTGGAACTCTCACTGGAGGAAGCCCGCCAGCTTG GTCACAACTATATTGGATCTGAGCACTTGCTTCTTGGGCTGCTTCGTGAAGGTGAAGGAGTAGCAGCCCGTGTTCTTGAGAATTTAGGTGCTGACCCAAGCAACATACGCACACAG GTCATTCGCATGGTTGGTGAAAGCACAGAAAATATTCCTGCTACTGTTGGACCAGGAGGTGGTAGCAATAAGATGCCTACACTTGAAGAGTATGGAACTAATTTGACCAAGCTAGCAGAGGAG GGTAAGTTGGATCCTGTTGTTGGAAGACAGCCACAAATAGAGCGAGTAATCCAAATCTTGGGTCGGCGAACTAAAAATAATCCCTGTCTTATTGGAGAACCAGGGGTTGGGAAAACAGCAATTGCAGAAGGTCTTGCTCAACGTATAGCAAGTGGTGATGTCCCTGAAACGATTGAGAGAAAGAAG GTTATTACCCTTGATATGGGTCTTCTCGTTGCTGGAACCAAGTACCGAGGAGAGTTTGAGGAAAGATTGAAGAAGCTAATGGAAGAAATCAAACAAAGTGACGAAATAATTCTTTTTATTGATGAGGTGCATACATTAATTGGAGCTGGAGCAGCAGAAGGTGCAATTGATGCTGCCAATATCCTGAAACCAGCTCTTGCGAGAGGTGAATTGCAG TGTATTGGAGCTACAACATTGGATGAATACAGAAAGCACATTGAAAAGGACCCTGCTTTAGAAAGACGATTCCAGCCAGTCAAAGTGCCTGAGCCATCTGTTGATGAAACAATTCAGATTCTGAAAGGGCTGCGAGAGCGATATGAGATCCACCACAAGCTCCGTTACACAGATGAAGCTCTAATAGCTGCTGCACAGTTGTCATATCAGTACATCAG TGACCGTTTTCTTCCTGATAAGGCAATTGACTTGATTGATGAAGCTGGTTCTCGGGTTCGCCTTCGTCATGCACAG GTCCCTGAGGAAGCTCGGGAGCTTGAGAAAGAGGTCAGGCAAATAACAAAGGAGAAGGATGAAGCTGTCCGCAGCCAAGATTTTGAAAAG GCTGGTGAATTACGGGATCGTGAAATGGATCTAAGAGCACAAATTGCAGCTATTGTGGAGAAAGGCAAGGAGATGAGCAAGGCTGAGACTGAGGCAGGGGATGTGGGTCCTGTTGTCACTGAATCAGACATTCAGCACATCGTCTCTTCTTGGACTGGCATTCCTGTTGAGAAAGTATCAACTGATGAATCTGATCGCCTCTTGAAGATGGAAGAGACCTTGCATAAGAGAGTCATTGGTCAGGATGAAGCTGTCAAAGCCATTAGCCGTGCTATTCGCCGAGCTCGTGTTGGACTCAAGAACCCCAATCGTCCAATTGCTAGCTTCATATTTTCGGGCCCAACTGGTGTAGGGAAGTCAGAACTGGCAAAAGCACTAGCTGCCTACTACTTTGGCTCTGAAGAAGCCATGATACGCCTTGATATGAGTGAGTTCATGGAAAGACACACAGTCTCCAAGCTCATTGGTTCACCTCCTGGTTATGTTGGTTACACTGAGGGTGGGCAGTTGACAGAGGCTGTTCGTCGCCGGCCTTACACTGTAGTACTCTTTGATGAGATTGAGAAGGCCCATCCTGATGTCTTCAACATGATGCTTCAGATTCTTGAAGATGGAAGGTTGACTGACAGCAAGGGAAGAACTGTGGACTTCAAGAATACACTTCTGATAATGACTTCAAATGTTGGAAGCAGTGTTATTGAGAAGGGAGGACGGAGAATAGGATTTGACCTTGATTATGATGAGAAGGATAGCAGTTACAATCGGATCAAGAGTCTGGTGACAGAGGAATTGAAGCAATATTTCAGGCCAGAATTCTTAAATAGGTTGGATGAGATGATTGTCTTCCGGCAGCTCACTAAGCTTGAGGTCAAGGAGATAGCTGATATAATGTTGAAGGAGGTGTTTGACAGGCTGAAGGGCAAAGATATAGAACTTCAAGTGACAGAGAGATTTAGAGAGAGGGTCGTTGAAGAAGGGTATAACCCAAGCTATGGGGCAAGGCCATTGAGAAGAGCCATAATGAGACTACTGGAGGACAGCATGGCTGAGAAAATGCTTGCAGGAGAGATCAAAGACGGTGACTCGGTTATTGTGGATGTTGATTCTGATGGGAATGTTATTGTGCTCAATGGTAGCAGTGGGTCTCCGGAGTCGTTGCAAGATGCATTGTCCATCGTGTAA